The following nucleotide sequence is from Mucilaginibacter sp. cycad4.
ATGTAGACCTGAGCCTTGAGCTTAACGATCATGTCAATATATTGCAAATCCAGGTAAAGGACAGCGGGGTTGGCATCGATGAAAAAGGTATCGAAAAAATACTGAAAGGCAATTCGGCTTCAACAACAGGTACAATCGGCGAAGCCGGCTTTGGCTTTGGACTGGCATTAGTAAAGCATCTGATTGAAACCCTTAAAGGATCAATCAAGATTTACTCAAAGCCTGGCGAAGGGACTATATTTGAGGTAAGGCTCCCACAAAAAATGCAGTGATAAAAAACCTGTCCGGAGTAACTATAGGGCATAGAGAATTGCGTAGGCAAAAAATCCCTAAAAAAGTTGTTTTTCCTGAAGGTAGATTATAGATGCAATACTTAAAATAAAATACCGGCCTAAAGAGCCCGGTATTTTACTTTAGGTTATATTTTTACCAGCTTTTGCCGCCGCCGCCACGGTTATCTCTTGAGTAGCCGCCACCGCCGCCGCGGTTGCCGCCACCGTAACCACCGCCGCCACGGTTACCGCCACCGTAGCCACCGCCACTGCTTCTGCGGTCACCACCTGGCTTTTTCTCTTCTGCCTGGCTTACTGCAATTGATCTTCCTTTAACTTCAGAACCGTTTAGGCCGCTTATAGCTTGTTGTGCTGCCTCATCATCTGCCATTTCAATGAATCCGAACCCTTTGCTTCTTCCTGATTCCCTGTCAATAATAATTTTTACGGAGTTAACTTCACCATAAGCTTCGAAAAGCTGCTTTAAATCGGCTTCCCCTAAAGTAAAAGGAAGACTTCCTACGAATATGTTCATTAATATTTAGTTTTTAATGGGCCTGCTTTGTTAATTACCCACGTTTTGTTAACATCAAATATAGTAATAGATATTTGATGATTACTGCATGTTTATGTGAATGAGTGCTTTTATTTTAAAAAAAATTACTTTTTTTCGCGTTTTGAGAAAATAAATGGTGGCAGCCAACGAATTAATACAAAGGGCAATTCATTTTGTTTTGAAAATATAACGTTTTTGTAAAATAAATATGAAAAAAACGGCAAGTCCGTATTTTTTAAATATTACTGTAACCAAAGTTATTTTCCGGAAGCAAATTAACCTCAAAATCCCTAAACTACCGACTCAATCCGGTAGCGCTTCCCATTCAGCGTAAACTCATCCCCGGCTTTTTTACCGGTAAGCATATTGCCCACGGGCGATGCCGGCGACACCGCAAAATACGTTTTGCCGTTAAGCGTTAAAATACCGGCGCTTATAGCAAGATAAAAATTGCCGTTACTGGTAACTATCACGCTGCCAGGCTCGGCATGCATTGATGCACCTGTTGTACCTATCCGGTTTAAGGCTACCAGCAGTTTGTTGGCTTCATTTAACTGGGCCATATTGCGGTTGGTTTCCTGCTGCGCCATTTCACGCCCGGTTTCATATTTATCCCCCGCGCTGCTTTTGGTATCATCGGTGGAGGCCTTTTGCGCATCGGCAATGGCAATCTCTGTGGCCTCCATAATTTTACGCACGTAACTAATGCATAGTTGATGTAATTCTTTCTTCAGATCGCCCATTTATGATATCAAACAAAAAACTAAAATAGGTGAAAAGATCAAATTTTTGTTGTGCAGAAAACCTGCCGGTAAAATAAAAGCCCCCTTGCACTCGCTGCTTGGGGGCTTTAAACCTAAACCTTATCACTATTTGCAGGCGTTAACCTACAAAGTAGATAAACGTTGCTAATTGCCAAAATGGTATGCCCGACTAATTAAAACTGACAAAATAATGATATTCGCACATTATAAGCCAGTCGTTAGTTTATATTAACTCCCTTATCTACAACTTACCGGCAAAAAATTTAAGGGTCGAAATAATATGTTTTGCCCAGTATGACCACTCGTGCCCACCCTGGTTTTCTTCATAAATATGAGGGATTTTCTCCTTATCCAGCTTTTTATGCAGGTCGCGGTTGTAGTTAATCAGCAAATCATTAATACCGCAATCAAAACGGACAGGCGGCAGCTGATCCCTGTATTTTTTAAATGTTGCAAACACATCTTCATCGGCTACAATATCCTGGGCATAGGTTTTTAAGGGCTCACCGGCAAAAAGTTTGATCTGCGGCAAGCTTGTTATAGACGATAGCCCGGCAATGGCTTTAAATTTATGCCCGTATTTTGCAC
It contains:
- a CDS encoding 3-oxoacyl-ACP synthase: MEATEIAIADAQKASTDDTKSSAGDKYETGREMAQQETNRNMAQLNEANKLLVALNRIGTTGASMHAEPGSVIVTSNGNFYLAISAGILTLNGKTYFAVSPASPVGNMLTGKKAGDEFTLNGKRYRIESVV
- a CDS encoding RNA-binding protein, with the protein product MNIFVGSLPFTLGEADLKQLFEAYGEVNSVKIIIDRESGRSKGFGFIEMADDEAAQQAISGLNGSEVKGRSIAVSQAEEKKPGGDRRSSGGGYGGGNRGGGGYGGGNRGGGGGYSRDNRGGGGKSW